The window TAACTTTAAACACGAAACAGAAGcaattatctttttaattgaCCGACTATGCTACTCTTCTTGGTATATATAGCCAAAttttattgaaaccctaaataATTATCGATCTCGCTACATTTGACATTAAATATACATTTTTAAGCTAATACAAACAACTCGGTCAGAGTTCTCTAAGTCGACCAAAAGCCACAGTTACACGCGCTCATGAATTTTCACCAACTAATGCAAACAAGATTTACAGCAAGAAATTTCATACATGCCCTATCAAATAATGACACGTGGCAAGAAGCATAATTCTAATCATACTAGTTTTCTAGCTTCCACCCTTGATCACGTGAGTCTAATCTCACAAAGATCCTGTTGTTGCTTAGAAACATTCAACTCCTACGACCAATATTAAGTTGACAAGTGTCAATATTttgtaattaatatttttttttttacaatactAATCCACAGTGTAAAATTCATATTTGGCAAATAAGACATGAACTTAACGTGTCATGCAAATAAGGCGATCAGCGCTAACCAATTATATTAATACATGTGGTAAGATGAAAagccaaaataataaaaattgtatATCCATGGACACGTTCTTAGTCGGTTATTTCCCTTCCACTAAGAAGTCCCTAATCTAATAAAAAACACAGAATTAAGAAGTGGCGACATGATCACTTAATTAAGGTAATTCCGGTAACCGGGTCCACTGGTTCCCAAACATTTCACCAAGTATATATATTTTAATAATCTCAAATTGATAAGGCTTAACGTTCACTAACTATTTATTTTAAGCCAAAACTGGCATGTGCCCAGTACATTACTATTAACCTAAAGACTAAGGCATAGTAATTAATATTATGACTTATAATTCTGCAGGTGTCATTTCCACAATTTAATATATACTAGACTAAGCAAGTAGACTACCAacattttttttcaatataaaataACTAATATACTCCTACTAGTTAAAATGACACAAATACCCTTGAAATTTCGGCCGAGCTTTACATAGATTCCCTAGTATACCTTcattcttttgaacttcgtaaatgcgacataACACTATCTTTGTAATTTGTTAGTTATTAATGTGTTGAAATTTTGGTTGATTATGTACCTAAAAAAGAATAACTACACGAATTTAAGAAAATAAACTTGCGAAACTTATTGAATAGCTAAAGGAGTTAAAGAATCTATTTTAGGACTGATCATTTAAACAACAATATGTACTAAGACTGGTCCCATGGATCTATGACAAGACTGATTCCTCAGTCGGGGATCTATGGCATGATCGATCCCTAATGTTAAACAATTAGCCCTTTTTCAGACCTAGATATAAACTTATGGTCGCTTCCCTAATGTTAAACAATTAGACCTTTGAGATCTGCTTTACTGATTCAAGATCTAAGACTCACGATCATCCATATCAAAAAACTTTGCTTGGTATATCATCAATCATAAGGAAATTAAATTGTCTGTACAGGTactttgaagactgaagatttgaAGGCTAGAAGACTTACTTTATGTAATTCTTTGTGATGCATCATGAACACTTGATTGACCGGATCTGCTAAGCTCTCTTGATATATCATTCGTGTATTGTCTGATAGATCTACAATATATCACATGGTGTTTATCtttagaaacaaaatttgataGACTGTGAACTACGTTTGATTTGATAATCTTGAACTTAGTTGACCTAATGATGTTATATTATTTAATTGGAAAAACCTTTGTAACTCAACTTATCCATTATTGAATTGTTGATATGGGAGATTGATAGAGTGGTTACAAAAATATATTAGCCATTTACTTTTTTGGAATACGATTTAAGGGTTGCGTATTAGAAGTCCACATATCGCTGGTGAAGCTACTTAAGATACTGGACTCTATCTTAGGGTTCACGTGCGTAGAAAAGACTTTTAGTAGGCACAAAAATACTATAAAAACTGAGTAATTTGGAGTTACTTACTTAATCTCAACTAAACGATATAGTAGTCTTTGAATAtagacttaattctgagagtatttaaaactggacaaggtcccgatgtttttgtgcatttgcggttttattgctaaacaaatcttgtttattcttttactttactttttgcattataactattatttcaattataataaagtaaatagtACGTTGATCAAACTCTTGGTTTGATTccatagttttttttcttttcaaactgATACTATATATACCGATTGATAAACTGTGCTACTTATGCCATTCTCTTCCTTGGGGTTGGGCGTCGTACTCCTTCTCTTCTAAATCTTACATTTGTATGGGAACTTCTTTTCTGAACTCATTCCTGAATAGATGGTCTAAATTAGTACGGGTAAAATAAACAATACCAAGTTTACGTCTTGTGGTTGTCATCTTCTTGACAGTTTCTATCTATAATAGATCACACAAGGTGTGTCTTGATTacgttgatatcgaaaatattacAGTGCACTTGGTACCTTCATCATTTCACATGAGATAAAAACGCACGCTGAAATGGAGAGAGTAACTtgaacaccaccaaatttttcgttcggGAACGTAGATGGGAAATCCTTGAGAAATATATACATTTGGCGATGAAATTGTATGTAAGATTTTTTTAACAAGGTACACCTAGCATATATATACCAGGACTGTACACGAACCATAATCCAACAACAAAAGTCTTATAATTTACATTTCAAAAAAGAAATTCCACAATAATTAGTTTTGTAAGTTCTTTACAATTGAGTTAATGCTATTTAGGTTTAACTACGTATAACCTGTGGAGTTGGTATTCTCCTTCTGCTTTTTTTATCGGTCATAATTTCTACTTTGATATGTCTCTTTTTATCCGTCTGCTTTGTTTATAGACATAAAttcccttaaactatcaaatataccctttattttttataatcataaaatcagttttaatataaacttaattCAACATCTTAAATATTATCACCATATGTAAGGAAAAAATCTATTTAATAAAAACTTTTACGGACAGAATTCCTAATAAAGCTTGTACTTATTCTTTAGcaatctttgtttttattttcttgaaatatttcctaaaataataaattatccaATTCAGATTTTTTTAATATATTGATTTTAGTTTTAGTAATAATACAACATTAAATAGGGCTAGTCAAGGATCAGTCATGAAATTTTGTAGgatttccttaatattttgacgtTGTCGATTAGAACTGTTAATAAAACACGGAAGGAGTAGTATATAAACCATTTTATGACTTTCCACCGgccaccaagcatgaaacatgttGCATCTAAAGTAACAATGGAAGAACTTCGGCCGCCGATGCGAAATATCTCCTTGTTCTCGAACTGACATAATTTGGGAAAACAAAAAACTCAAATCATAGGCGACTTTTGCAACTTTCCCAGTTCCGTTGctgattttttcatgaaaaatcatAATTCTCTCTCCTAAGAATAATTTAGTACATTTCCTTGACGACTTTGCATAAGAATTTGGGGATAACTCATGTCGTAGTTGTCGAAACATCATTAGTTATGATTTGCAAAATATAAGTTTCATAATTAGAAGAATGAACAATAATTAACactttttttattgttttgatgGCATAGAACAGTGGTCCCTAGATTACTTCTGAATtgactagttttagaattttttaggCTACTCGAGCGTTCAAACCCTGACCTCACAGTGGGAGGGAACACAAAAGCCATCGGACTACTTGATGGGTTCTCAAATTAGCCATAATTAAGGAGGGATAGCTTAGCCAAGAATTTGAGGATAGTCATAGTTGATGAGCTTGGTCCCAAATTGATGGACAATTAAATGATCCACTATTTCGGGTAAGTCATACCTTTCAAACCGGTTTTTGAGGTGAATCACACCCACGAGCATCAATATGGTATTAGATCAGACAATTTATGATGAACCATTTGACTACACCTCTACTCTTTCACACCCCATTTTAATGTCCATGTGTTGGACTCAAAAAGGCTACATTAGCTATACGTGAATGAACATATTGAGAAAACTCTCACATTAGATGAACAACATCCTGCAATTTATAAGGCTTGAGAAACCCTTACCTTGCAGACCGATTTTCGAGATAAGTTATGCCCATaggtttcaaaataaaataaaatgggttCTACCCATCTCAACCCACGGCAATGGAAAGGTATTATATAAGCTTTTATGATTTCATCATATTGGGTTGCCGTAAGCACATCCTTATAGCAAAACACAACCATTACTATCTCTATTAATATGCAAGTACCTAAACTGAGTCATTTTGATACATTTTAAACAACTCAAATTACACAAGCACCATATTATCAACCGTATGGTGGTTTATTAAATAACATGTCCAGCTTGTCCTCTTAAGCAATCTAGCTATGACCGCAAACAGTAGTCAAGGTTTATGACGATGCACGTGTAGTTGTTATTACCCATCAATCCGAAAGGAGAATGAGACAATAAGAATATTGATAGATCTGATCATGCAAATAGAGCTCCTTCCATGACAATAAAAGCTTTCCCTCTAATCTTTAGTCTTTCAGTTTCCTTATCTAAATGGAGATCCAATACTCCTCCTCTTGGAGATGCCTGCACAAATTAACGCAAAAATGTACCTTACATTGTCAGCTTATTTGTGAATGTACGGTCTGGAGAGATCACAAAAAGAGAGGGAGAAAATTTACCATGTAAGCAAGAAAATCAGATTTTCCCAACTTCTTGCTCCAGTAAGGTGCCAAGGCACAGTGGGCACTCCCACAAACAGCATCCTGGAGATcggggaaaatgaaaaatggtttTAAATCTGGTGTATGATGAACATAAAATGAAACATCTTGATAATAATTTTGTCATTTAATTACCTCGTCAACACCAAGATTTGGAGAGAACAATCGAGAGATGAAATCCAAGCCAGATCCATGGGGAGCTTTGCCTGTAAAAACGACTCCTCTTCCTCCCGTCCACCCTTTTAACTCGTCATAGTTTGGCTTCAAGTCTATGACATTTTGTCCCGATGAGACCTCAATCTACCACAAAAACAAAATGAACTAACCACTTAATTACAAAAAGGACTTGAAGACACATGAGCTTCCATATATAAAATGTAAAAGTTGTTCGGTAATATATGTTAGCAAGTTCTAAAGAAGCAAGAAATGAAATCCTTTAGTCGTAGTGATTTGATTTACATACAATTAGGTCTCCGAAAGAAGCTGTTTTCTTTATATTAAGAACAGATGCACCATTGAGAGTTTGTGGTACGGAAGGTATCTCCAGTGGATCACATTCCACCAATGTAGTGGTAGGAAAGTCTAATTCGATGAAGAAGTCTGCTGGATCCCGACGACAAGGATTATCATCCTCACAGTAAATACTACCATTGCTCAAAATCTTTGATCCATCTAATATATCTTCACTTTTCCAGACAGGACATTTCTTAGCAGTTAGACTTCCGGATAGTCCGATAAATtcaattaggtttgattttattAAACCGGATGTATATAGAAATTTTGCAGCGGCCATGGTTGCATGTCCACAAATGTCAACCTGCATATAGAAAGAACCGGTTATATATGAAATTTGTGCTTAAATTTTTTATAAactgacatatatatatatacccatAAACTAAGAACACCAGGGTTTAGCATTTACCTCTGCAACAGTAGTGAACCACCTAATGTTAAAAACAGGATTATACTTCTTTTCATACTCGGATTTATCACAATTATCGTCATCACTATCGCCATCATGATAAACAACTCGAGTCAAGTAGCATGTTATCGGAGCATTAAACTCTCTGGCAACTCCTAGTAACCACTCATCCTCCTTTTTATCTTCTCCTTCCAACAAACAGACGGCTGCCGGATTACCTTTAAGTGGCCTATCTGTGAATGCATCCACCTGTAATTTAACATCGGAACAACACTTATTTTAGTCTTTAAACTACATTAGAAAACAGAAAAAATGTCGGTATGCTACTGCTGAATTAATTATATATTACCACAGAGTATTTAATAGGTCTCTTCGCAGCTGCTATTTGCATTTTCGAGTCTGAACAATGCAATATTTGATGTATAATGACAATGTGATGTATGTTGGTTGCATCAAGGCCTCGATATTAAATACCCAGGCTTGTTACTGAAAAATACCGAATGCGACCACAGGAGAAACACATTGCACCGTATTTGGGTCCTAGTAAGTAGGCTAACCATTGGACTACGGCACTGCTAAGGACCAGTAGTATTCATCAAGTTGATCGACATGCATACAAATGAAATGAAGTGAATATGATCGGATGGATGTGTGTGAAGGAGCCACGATCGACCCAATCAAATCTGGTCAACTCATTTTAATCGCAGGCTTTGTCGGCAGTGCTAACTAAGGTCCAAACAATTTGGGTTTTACAAGACAAGTGGCACACTTGGAAGCTGAGCAGTAGTAGTAGAAGGCAATTTTTCTTTGGTATCTTGGTGTAATGGTTGGTTGGGTCTCGGCCGGGATAGTGGAATAGCCATATACAATGCCGAAGCACATAAAATCGTGGGGATTCTTATGTTCGTTGAACCTTACGGTCCCA is drawn from Papaver somniferum cultivar HN1 unplaced genomic scaffold, ASM357369v1 unplaced-scaffold_7176, whole genome shotgun sequence and contains these coding sequences:
- the LOC113344083 gene encoding uncharacterized protein LOC113344083: MQIAAAKRPIKYSVVDAFTDRPLKGNPAAVCLLEGEDKKEDEWLLGVAREFNAPITCYLTRVVYHDGDSDDDNCDKSEYEKKYNPVFNIRWFTTVAEVDICGHATMAAAKFLYTSGLIKSNLIEFIGLSGSLTAKKCPVWKSEDILDGSKILSNGSIYSDFFIELDFPTTTLVECDPLEIPSVPQTLNGASVLNIKKTASFGDLIIEVSSGQNVIDLKPNYDELKGWTGGRGVVFTGKAPHGSGLDFISRLFSPNLGVDEDAVCGSAHCALAPYWSKKLGKSDFLAYMASPRGGVLDLHLDKETERLKIRGKAFIVMEGALFA